The Sesamum indicum cultivar Zhongzhi No. 13 linkage group LG1, S_indicum_v1.0, whole genome shotgun sequence genome includes a window with the following:
- the LOC105162574 gene encoding cell cycle checkpoint protein RAD17, whose product MGKGKRNSVVVISSSDDDEDKDNGFLLKTGFRFSKSAPTRKNPKRAKRLSLANSCSWPLQPSGSSGFDEVKQFCEEFDQGFTQFKVTSGSRGNKDLWVEKYKPSCLEELAVHKKKVEEVKTWFEERLRNCADDAQNNVILISGQAGVGKSATLYAIACHLGAEVHEWNTPTPMIWQEHLHNSNSGMRYMSKLDEFESFVERVRKYGLVSSSFTKVSPSIILLIDDLPVVNGKVSYGRLQRCLHLLLQSIRLPTAILINDYSTYESVDQHSRYWEELQQSLQSAGAYKVTFNPITVNSIKRVLSKICRVERVEVCDGQIDDIAKASGGDIRHAITALQYLSLKALPICSLSSPMRLPAYPQENGNCSGHLDEGFSLPFGKDATLSLFHALGKFLHNKRDARSLVTSDRDAILLKEKFVRCPLKMDAPELVLRQAHGQARLIADFLHENVQDFVSEEAIQDAWVVNSYLSDTDLLLSPPTGCLVRKFEAENVTQSVAASVAVRGVLFGNTNPVSSRWHAIRRPALWQVEQSLWCNKRQLLSQRTDVHSSISLNNLSILATEFKPALNWLGHREPEETDGGIYSSDKEYHGISLDDKDDEIDNDEIEDW is encoded by the exons ATGGGGAAGGGGAAGAGAAATTCCGTCGTTGTGATTTCATCGTCAGATGACGACGAAGACAAAGATAATGGTTTCTTACTGAAAACCGGTTTcagattttcaaaatcagcACCTACTAGGAAAAACCCTAAAAGGGCTAAGAGGCTTTCGCTCGCCAATTCCTGCTCATGGCCGTTGCAACCCTCGGGTTCGAGCGGTTTTGATGAG GTCAAACAGTTTTGTGAGGAATTTGATCAAGGGTTCACTCAGTTCAAGGTAACATCTG GTTCTAGAGGTAACAAGGATTTGTGGGTTGAGAAGTATAAGCCTAGTTGCTTGGAGGAGCTAGCTGTTCATAAAAAGAAG GTTGAAGAAGTTAAAACATGGTTTGAGGAGAGGCTCAGAAATTGTGCG GATGATGCACAAAATAATGTGATCCTCATCTCTGGGCAAGCTGGAGTTGGAAAATCT GCAACCCTCTATGCAATTGCATGTCATCTTGGAGCAGAAGTGCATGAATGGAATACCCCAACTCCCATGATATGGCAAGAACACCTGCATAATTCCAATTCAG GGATGAGGTATATGTCAAAGTTGGATGAATTTGAAAGTTTTGTTGAAAGGGTTAGGAAATATGGACTAGTTTCCTCATCTTTTACCAAGGTATCTCCATCAATTATACTCTTGATTGATGATCTTCCGGTGGTGAATGGGAAGGTCTCTTATGGAAGACTTCAGAGGTGCTTGCATCTTCTTTTGCAATCAATTCGTCTTCCAACAGCCATATTAATCAATGACTATAGCACATATGAATCTGTAGACCAGCACAGTCGATACTGGGAAGAACTCCAGCAATCTCTACAAAGTGCTGGGGCTTATAAG GTGACATTTAATCCAATCACTGTCAACTCCATCAAAAGAGTACTTTCAAAAATATGCAGGGTGGAAAGAGTTGAAGTTTGTGATGGGCAGATTGATGATATAGCGAAAGCCAGTGGAGGAGATATAAGACATGCAATTACAGCTCTACAGTACTTGTCTCTGAAAGCCCTTCCTATCTGTTCTTTATCTTCTCCGATGAGGCTTCCGGCTTATccacaagaaaatggaaattgTAGTGGTCATTTGGATGAAGGCTTTTCTCTGCCATTTGGAAAAGATGCGACTTTATCGCTATTTCATGCATTAGGCAAATTTTTGCACAACAAAAGAGACGCTCGAAGTCTAGTTACATCAG ACAGAGATGCAATTCTTCTTAAGGAGAAATTTGTCAGGTGTCCTCTAAAAATGGATGCTCCAGAGTTGGTACTTCGTCAGGCACATGGTCAGGCAAGGCTCATTGCTGATTTTCTTCATGAAAATG TCCAGGATTTTGTAAGTGAGGAAGCAATTCAGGATGCATGGGTTGTGAATTCATATTTAAGTGACACAGACTTGCTTCTTTCCCCTCCAACTGGATGTTTAGTTCGAAAATTTGAAGCTGAGAATGTTACACAATCTGTTGCTGCTTCAGTTGCTGTGCGCGGTGTGTTATTTGGGAATACTAATCCAGTGTCTTCTAG GTGGCATGCTATTCGCCGTCCAGCGCTCTGGCAGGTTGAGCAATCACTATGGTGCAATAAG CGTCAATTGTTAAGTCAAAGGACAGATGTTCATAGCAGTATTAGCTTGAACAATCTGTCAATTCTGGCCACTGAGTTTAAACCTGCTCTTAATTGGCTTGGACATAGAGAACCTGAAGAGACTGATGGCGGCATTTACTCAAGTGACAAGGAATATCATGGTATTAGTTTGGATGACAAAGATGATGAGATTGACAATGATGAAATAGAGGACTGGTAA
- the LOC105162583 gene encoding uncharacterized protein LOC105162583, whose amino-acid sequence MHHLGVKREVLGTNSDTKNVGLKGKDIGPVCPKPRRLGSTLPAQFLNHPCLCREHHDADSDGRSGILDIIAEKRMDGRDEIGRCNRCWWSGSPPGRTNNPLVHDVHFLQIHGGHMPDLFPPFTSI is encoded by the exons atgcaTCATTTGGGTGTAAAAAGGGAGGTTCTTGGTACAAATTCAGACACAAAGAATGTGGGTTTGAAGGGCAAGGATATCGGGCCAGTTTGTCCAAAGCCACGTCGCCTTGGATCTACCTTACCTGCACAATTCCTCAATCATCCCTGCTTATGCAGAGAGCACCA TGATGCAGATTCCGATGGAAGGAGCGGAATTCTGGACATAATTGCTGAGAAG AGGATGGATGGAAGAGATGAGATAGGGAGATGCAACAGGTGCTGGTGGTCAGGATCTCCACCTGGAAGAACAAACAATCCCTTAGTTCATGATGTTCACTTCCTCCAAATTCATGGTGGTCACATGCCGGATCTCTTCCCCCCATTTACCTCTATATAG
- the LOC105162590 gene encoding la-related protein 1B: MNQAQNSPRSRQSRRSSAARGISSPSDTSPPSITLPGAAVQEQFLTSYSSTSLDSLPSKEAGIMESVSSSLAEEGSPAPAGSDAQFDNSDNGGAAKRPAWNKPSNGATVEIGAVMGADSWPALSESARASPKPSSPYSLKTLPQGSITVPQEMTVGSVSSPKEVSASISTPNHVATTRQKSMKRGGGSSSHSSIPANGSLPQALPLQDAVVEGVPPTPGKSGGSVGESSKDNTHKDSGQRGGSYGGNELQPQRSSFRRNNSGPQPRGEGSYHHSHGRRDQERAKQDWANSHRSYGNRDNHPQQRVGSRPFMRGPAPNTPFIPPPPPPVPVRPFVAPMVYTEVPSAVYYVSGPHPDPLRPVHMIPFSPVYFPVPDPYLVSKIVNQIDYYFSNENLVKDTFLRQKMDSEGWVSIKLIAGFKKVMQLTDNIQLILDAIQASTVVEVQGDKVRRKSDWNKWIISPVQTTATSPQPIHESSQSMLTAQLNSVALDEKAA; the protein is encoded by the exons ATGAATCAAGCTCAAAATTCTCCTAGGAGTCGCCAGTCGCGGCGATCCTCAGCGGCGCGTGGCATTTCCTCGCCCTCGGACACCTCCCCTCCTTCTATTACGCTGCCAGGAGCTGCTGTTCAGGAGCAATTCCTAACTTCATATTCTAGTACATCTCTGGATTCTTTGCCTTCTAAAGAAGCCGGCATAATGGAGTCTGTTTCTAGTTCTTTGGCGGAGGAGGGTTCTCCCGCCCCTGCCGGTTCAGATGCTCAGTTTGACAACAGTGACAATGGTGGTGCGGCCAAGAGGCCAGCTTGGAACAAGCCTTCGAATGGGGCAACTGTTGAGATTGGTGCCGTGATGGGTGCTGACTCTTGGCCTGCTCTGTCTGAGTCTGCTCGTGCCTCCCCTAAACCCTCGTCTCCATATTCTCTCAAGACGCTCCCCCAGGGATCAATCACTGTACCACAG GAGATGACAGTAGGATCTGTTTCTTCACCTAAAGAAGTTAGTGCCAGCATTTCAACTCCAAACCACGTGGCCACCACTCGCCAGAAGTCCATGAAGCGCGGCGGTGGGAGTTCGAGTCATAGCAGCATTCCAGCTAATGGAAGCTTACCTCAAGCACTACCATTGCAGGATGCTGTGGTTGAAGGTGTCCCTCCTACTCCAGGAAAATCTGGTGGTTCTGTTGGGGAATCTTCTAAGGATAACACACATAAAGATTCTGGTCAGAGAGGAGGATCTTATGGTGGGAATGAGCTGCAGCCGCAACGTAGTTCTTTTAGAAGGAACAATAGTGGCCCACAACCTCGAGGAGAAGGTTCTTACCACCATAGTCATGGAAGACGTGACCAGGAACGTGCGAAGCAAGATTGGGCTAATTCTCATCGAAGTTATGGCAACAGAGACAACCATCCCCAACAGAGAGTTGGTTCTAGGCCCTTCATGCGTGGACCAGCTCCAAATACACCTTTTATCCCTCCTCCACCCCCACCTGTCCCTGTACGGCCCTTTGTAGCCCCCATGGTTTACACAG AAGTGCCGTCAGCTGTGTATTATGTCTCTGGCCCTCATCCAGATCCACTCAGGCCTGTGCATATGATTCCATTTTCACCAGTGTATTTTCCCGTGCCGGATCCCTACTTGGTCTCAAAGATAGTAAATCAGATAGATTACTATTTTag TAATGAGAACTTGGTAAAGGATACATTCCTCCGCCAGAAAATGGATAGCGAGGGATGGGTTTCAATTAAGTTAATTGCAGGCTTCAAGAAA GTTATGCAGCTGACGGACAATATTCAACTTATATTGGATGCTATACAAGCTTCAACTGTTGTGGAAGTCCAG GGTGATAAAGTGAGGCGCAAAAGTGATTGGAATAAATGGATAATTTCACCTGTGCAAACTACTGCTACGAGTCCCCAGCCAATTCATGAATCTAGTCAGAGTATGCTTACAGCACAGCTAAACAGTGTTGCACTGGATGAAAAGGCAGCATGA